ttataatttttagaattaggactaaaatgaattttttttaaacattcatGGCTAGACttgttgaaaattttagatttaggatcaaatttgaaataatttgtaaatactggagggctaaatttgttattaggctAATAAGAAAACCCATATTAGACTTTCATTAAACGAtaagagtgactaaaatatttaatttagaaaaattgagtgactaattaaataaaaaattaatagttgggtgaccaaaatagaacaaaCTAAATAGTTAGTAGACTATTTTTGTACTTTACCCATTATTTTAACCttataattaatttctaaaaatatgataatttgtgTCTAGCTTCCCATTATAAGAATTCAACCCTAACCCGAGTATAAACAAGTACTATTTTTATCAAAGACTTTTGTAATTGAAGAACATGGCTTCCTTTCCCTAAATTTATGGGGTAATCTAGTATAAATATGCAGCTTAAATTAAACACCCTCTCCACCTTCCCTTAGCTTGTACTCTTTTGTGCAAATATTCCCTTCCATTTGAGAAACAATGGCTTCTAACACTCTCAACCTCATTGCCATCCTCTCGCTTACCATCTCAATCCTCTTATCTTTGTATCCTCAACCAGCCATTTCATTCCAAATGGAAGATTTCGACGGCGACGAAGAATATGTGCTCGATCATCCTGTCATTATCCCTAACCTTCGATCGAGAAGCCGGTTCTTAAAGACCTCGCCGACGAAAGATAAGATCAGGAAAGGTGCCGATTGTGATCCTCACCCTTCTCTAAACATATGCAAGGGTATTTCCGCAAACAACGGGACCAGTCTACTGTATTGCTGTAAGACGCATTGTCGTAACGTGCTTAGTGATCGGAACAACTGCGGAAAATGTGGCAACCGGTGCAAGTTCGGGCAACGTTGCTGCGGTGGAGTTTGTACTAATGTTGCTAACAACGTCAACCACTGTGGCAAGTGTGGCAATCAGTGCTCGTCTGGAGTTCAGTGTGATAATGGATTTTGTGGTTATGCTTAGGTCTAAGTATTATAATGgtttttatcaaaatatatttGCCAATCGAAAATGCTTTGTCTAGGGGCCGTTTTGATTATGAATAACACTTCGTTATCTACATGTATTTTTTGTATAATGGGGGGAGAATATACACATATTTTATGGTGCTGTAATTGATTTTAGTAATGGTTTTTATCTATGTTATacgatattttcttttaaattttaagtagACATATCctctatttatttgttaaatttgctgttgtgataatttaaaattataaaaaatactcactCGGTATTCATGTAataaaatgacattgtaatgggcttaaatttaatagaaaatttaacagtGTTAGcaattcttaaaaattcacatcAACATCTTAATCGAAATAAAGTATTTAGACTACCTAATGGCATTATAAGAGGTTTTTCCTTTGGACTAAATTATAGAATAAATAACTGAATATTAAAATATCCTTTAAGTCTCTacattttttgaatatttaaaatttagtcttcatatacttttatttttaaaaattcaatctctctatttttcgaatttaaaaatttagatccAATTGTTAACACCATCAAATTCTTATGCTCAAATCGATggtatgacattttgaaataaaaaagaaaatatactcacttagtagtcatgtaacaaaaaaaaaagacattacAATGGcttgaatttaatataattttaatagtgttgACAACTATTAGATGTTACATGaacattttaatcaaattaaagtatttgAGTTGATCAATGACATATTGTAAAAATTGAGGTACCAAATCATGTCAAAAGttgaagtataaagattaaatcttaaatttgagtgtattataaagatcaaaattgaaattgaacCATTATTATAATCTTAATTTTGAGTATAGGATAGGGGCTAAACttgaaaaatgaccattttcctATATAATGCAGaggcagagagagagagagagagagagagagagagagagagagagagagcaaaaCTGGAAGCTGCATGTCAGTCTTTAAGACTATTAAGGTATTCAAATTAGATATAACTACAAATTACAGAACGTTTTAATCGaaaagttaacaatattaactatttggattaattaacaaaaatatgaaatatttggGCTAAACTTGCAAggcatatgcatatacatatacatatataagtttttattttttagtttctcATTTCCggtaaatttataataatttataccaattaaattaaattaaaaataattttctataaaaatatcAATAGGACATATGGTAAAATCTTGGTCTTGCTTTTGGAGTTAAAATTTTTCACCCTATGTTCCAAATAATTaccctttttaaataaaatgacgAACAATAATATTAGGCATATATTGTTTTAGGTCAGATTATGATTATAGTCTCTCtactatgtttaaatttaaaatttagtatctattctttaaattgataaaatttggtTCCACTAgataatatcattagttagttgaaaatttgaaataattgattagttgaaattttgaaataattgattagttgaaattttgaaataattgacACCTTTAATTATTCAGGTCAAAATGTTGaggacaatttttttttcttaaatatacCTATTTCAACTTCATGTAAAtaattgaaccaaaaaaaaaaaactccatgtaaataaatatatataatgtatttcGTGCGCCTCCCATTAGCAACACACAGTATCCATGAAAATCGTCGTCTTATTGGGCGTCCTTCATGAACGAAAATCATGAGAATGAACCAAAAATGTTACCATGCATTATATAGTATAAATtgctctcttcttcttcttcttcttccaaatGGTACCATGGTCTCATATGCATTACAATGCATAAAGtcgattttctttattttaatttttttatgattttttaataatttttaaatatatatatataaagaaaataacattttttattttttttattgtatgaCTATTTTTAATGGATTATCATTTTTTAAAGAAACTTAACGATTTGAGTAACTATTGAATTAACAAAGGtacaacatgaaaaaaaaatagtttagataCTACTTATGATTAAAAAAATGTTTAGGCACCAAGAGTGGAAAATGACATAGTTTAGGTATCAATTTATTAGTTAAGACTCTTTTTAGAAATAGACTTATCAATTTGGCTAACGGTTTGACTAACAAAAAtaccgatttaaaaaaaaatttatttaggtaTCAAAATGTAAAAAGGGTATAACTTAGGTAACAATTCAAGGTTAAACTTTGTTTTCAATGCAAGTTCAAATTTGGTGCATTATGAAATTCGAAACTTGTCAACTTTTTCCCCTCATGGTGCGTCTTTTATTAAGGTAGCCTAATGCTTTATTTGTTTGCATGTGTGACTTGTGACAATGTTTGAGACGAATTCCCTACCTTGCGAGCCTCCGTTTATTGCGTAACTCCATAGCACATGCATCTTGTTTCAGTATCGGAAATATCTCATATATCAGAAGtggaattttaatatatttcatattttagattTGGATCAGcgagataatttatttatttgttgtggAGAATAAAAAAGAAGCATCAAGACATTTCATATATAAGTTTGGAGCATCATATCTATTTAGGGTGAGTAGAACTCGACTTGAATTGACAAGTTGATTTCtctttcaaatttcgagttaattgaatttagttttcaattttcCTAATCAACTCAAATAAGTAAATTGGGTTTTTGAGTTCAAGTTGAGTTGAAATttataacttgattaactcgaataaTTAGTATAGAAAATTGTTGTAATTGCCCAATAAGTTGTTTTCAATTTCGTATAGCTGGATTACTTtggttttttctcttttcttttttcattttaacagTTTTCAAGTATTATGGTCTCAAATTTATTTGCTATAACGTGGaatttggtcattttgtcaaTAAGTTCTTAATTTGGCCTTTTAAAAAGAACTCAAACATATTTAGCCAATTTGACTCGActcgacttgaatttcatttcaacTGACTTGGttcgaaaaaattcaaattagCTAGGATGATaaattagagagagagagagagagagagagagagagagagagagagagagaaatgcATGGGTGtttggatctagtgcccttagtATAGTATTTTCAACTATATGTATTTTCGAACAAATTGATTTAATAgaatattcatcaatttcattaATATCTTCAATATCTTGTCCTCAATGATTTTTGTACGTaaagcaaaattaaaataaatactaaCTCATTGATTACCTAACATTTAATTGATACTAAGcaatattacgtggtcggatcataatgcaaaaataaacattatttttattctacTAGTTCAACCAGAATTTTTCCATCTCTCTCTATAAATAAATGGCACTAGTAGGGCTTTAATCATACCAACaaaatacacacacacacacacacacacacacacaagttTAACATAAGTTCTCAATATTGTTATTCTGGCATAGAGTAGtggtaatttattttttatttgtcataagttgatatgtcaaattaggctccaCATTTAACAAATTGCTTTCGAGCAATTTAGAGGTATTTatcgtatttttagttagttttagttCTTTGCACTAATAAGTGAATTAGTGTGCATTTTATGCTATTTTGAGAACCGAGATGGCAAATTGGCATATAGGGCATCTGGCAAGGTTGGTGAGTAATGCGGAGAGTCCACGGTGACCCGAATAGAGTGAGGAAATCATCAAGAAGGGGGTGTCGCGATATCAAAGCATCAAAGTCATGATACCCCTAATAGTGTTGAAAACAAGGAAGATTGAGTCACCAATTGTGGTATTGCGATAACCAAAACTTTCAAGGACCCCCATTTCAAGACTATTGTAGTTATCGCGATACCAGGCTCTAGGTATCGTGATATCAGTATCGATACCAGGCTCTGGGTCGCGATATCACTATCGAAGTGAGACAAAAATTGACCACAAGGGTAGTCATTGTCCAACATGTCCTTCAACCAAAATTAGTGTGACACCCCAAAATTAGTATTTATAGTTTGGTAGATTTTATCAATAGTAAGTATTTGTTTCGGTGATTAAGGGCTTTAATTATGTGTTTACGGTATTGGGTTCAAATctcaaaattcaattatttttatttctaggcCGATCTTTGTTCGTTGGGCTTAAAAGTTATTTTCAGTTGATTCATATTAGAAAAAGCTTATTGGCTTGGGTGGTAAAATGTTTACAAGTTTATTTTGTGGTTTTGTGTTCGATTCTTTGTGTGTGCAAGTTAGTAgtattttttgctatttttgatTGGGTTGATCATTTAATTGTTGTGGTCTAATTGAACTCTATCTATaggaaaaaaattttgatttgttaaaaaatttttgaattggttttaaatgggttttgttttaaaatagataaaataggtTGTTTTTATCTTGTTACTTTTGAAatcaatttcatttttgttttattttttttatttttgaaaacaaaaccCACATTCCCTACTTCTAATTTTCCCCCAAACCCACGCCGCTAATaccaaattttgttatttgattttattcttcttcatttcttttgtttcttgCTTGAATTTCCTTTAATCTTTTGGGCTGTCTTTGTGTTCGATTCATGGATTTTACTCTGTTCTCCTTTGACGATCTTGCTTCCTATTTGTTGTTACTTTTGAGTTTCGTCAGGTAAATTGTTGTGCTTTCTTTAGTAAGTTCGGATTTTGGGAGTCCTGTTTTAAATCTTGAtgtagaaattttatttttatagggATAGTGATTGTAGTTCGATGACAGGTTTGTTGAGACTTGATTAATTTAGTAGGGTTTTCATTGTTAAGTGATAATTCTTAAACGCCCAGCCTTCCTTCAGCATCGTAATTTCGTGAGGTTGTTGCTTGTTTAACGGTAAGAGTATGAAGGTGTTTTAGTGTATTGGAAGAGTTCAATTCTTGGTTATTTCATGTCTTATTACTATTATTAGTCGTATTATATGTCGTATTTAGGTTTTAGGAGTTTTGTTGTTGCATTCTCGTCGAATTCGAACCAGATGTGTAATGAGAAACCCGAAAATCAGTGATTGAAAAAAGCCCAAAAGGCATTCTGTCGACGAATACGACTGTGTGGTAGGTGATAGGTCGTATGCTGGAGCATGAGTGACACACGGTCTGGGCCGTTTGGGCTGTGTggatcacacgggcatgtgtgaggtcatgtgggccacacaagcTGGCTATTTGGGTCATGTGGGACACAAGGGCGAGTGTGGgccaaaaatatgaaatttaccTTAGGGCTGTGTGCAAGATTCGATCGAATAAGGCCTTTCGTATGGTCGGTATGTGAGTAAATGCACTAAAAAACATGAAATCTGGACATCCAATTGTATAGTATATACTATTTGCAAGAGTAACTAAGATGTCGAATGATAAATAAACCCTGAAGTTTATGTTAAGTATATGATTTGTATCTGATATGTTGTGCATgtaaaactatggcatgtataattTCTGCTCTGGACTTGTATGACATTTAGTATATTCTATATCTGTATCTGGGTTGGGTTGTAAATACCACGTAGAGGAAGTGATTCTGCAAAAAAAGCTATAAATCACCTATTGATccggcagctcagctgcaactattttgtaaagtgtcATATTaacactaagtggtgtgtagggatggatgggtgttTTATActcatatggtgtgttgggatgttcaaagatggtgtgtagcggttgggggTAGGATTATATGTCatatctgttctgttctattATAAATATGTTTATGATAAATCCGTCTAATATACATCTAATTGCTTTAAGTATTCGATATACACTAAGTTTTAAAAACTCACTTTTTGTTTGACTGAtattttcaggtaatcctcaggcttaggtggatcggtgcaagCGAGAGCTCAATTAATGTCATAAtctatttaaattgatttatttaagttGTGGTATTttgattttgtaaatttttgGACTTTGTGGACTTTTTGGattgtttagtttattttttaaaacttattccTGTATTTTTCTTGATACTACTTAAATGATTTAGTCGACAAAATTTGCATTCCTACCAAAATAAAGGGCTTTTAAACAACAAACTGTGTTTATCAAATATCTGTCTTCCGTTacgaaatttataaattttaaaaaaatataaaaaaacaacttTTTTAGTAAATAGAACAATAAGAAATGATTTTGTATAAAATTGAGATTTTGAAAGTTTATGACAATTTTCCATTTACTCAAAAACCAAGTTTTAAATCATATTAAGTAGCAactccagatttggccataaagtCTAGGGCAGGTTTGGAGTTTTACAATTAGACGATCAAGGGGAAATTGGTCATTATTTTTGGGTTTGTAAACTACTAGAATAGGCCAATATTGGTTGAGAAAAAGGGCACACTTCATAGTGGCTAGTTTTTACATTTTTCTCTTTATCTTTTAGGGTTTACTCTTCTTCTCCATaactattgagtctagttttcatttttctctaattttaCTTTGCAATTTACTAGTTAGTTAAGTTAATTATTACTATAGCtaagatttatttatttgtttagcACGTTAAACTCTTTTGTATCTGCACTTTAATTCTTTAGTTTAATACCATTTAGCTTTGTTATATTTCATCTgctaaaagtttttttttgtttaactttCTTATTGTCATTTTTTTGTTCCTCAAACTTTTGccattatttcttaattatttgttGTTAGTGTGTTTAAATACGAGCATGAGTAGCTAAATCCTAAgtggttggttgatggaaataATGGTTAGTTGATTTTTGGGTTCAGGGACTGAATCCTAAaatttgaactaaattgaatagacttCAAAATTTAGTATTGATGACCCTAAGGGAAAATTTAGATAAGTGAGATTGAGAGGAGATCTTATTGGGCATCAATGCAATTGTCTCAGGCCAGTTTGGTGAGGTCAAGTGATAAACCAGAATAATTTGTCTAACTTGGTACAATTGATACTGGGAGGTAAAATTAAACCAATTTAAGAGTATTAACGATTTAGATCCCTAGTTCAAAAGTTAACCAACAACATGGAAATCAACTATGATTTACAATTGACACTTGCATGTTCACcatgtaaaaaattaattagttacaTAGTTTgcataatttacaatttagtcattttctattTCTAGATAACTAATTAGTTTAATTCACCACCAATTATGTTTTATCATAATATAATGCTTAGTGAGTAGTCAGCAAGACTCATTTAATGCATGTTTGTAGCTTAGGAATTGCTTAATTGCCgattcctttgggttcgatccttggaatactccaATGTTCCATGAACATTAAAAATATTGCAACTGACCTATCACACTTGCAGCTAcccttttatatttaattttcttaatgtTAATTCCTCGCTTAGCTACAGTGTTAGCGTGCCGGAGATTGAGGAGCGGTTAAGTAGTTGGCACCGTTACTAGAAAGACGGTGTTTGTTTAAGCAATTTTTAGTATTGTTGCATGTTTCTGTTGAAAAAAATTcagtttgaaaatggttaaattcagtttgaaaatggttttcttgcacagcaaaaattaaaattttaaaaactgaaCCGGTTTgtgatataattaaaaattttaaaactgactcggtttgtgatatttatagtaataaaccctaATTAAATTCATACTTGTCTTTCCTTCTTAGTGGACGTTCGTTATTCCCAACTTTCAACTAAatgatcttctccgctattctcataccatgaactaCTTTGAGTGTAagctcaaaccaattgaatcaaaagacagaactagaaaaaattttctttcctttatttgggatgaaaacaaaaatt
The genomic region above belongs to Gossypium hirsutum isolate 1008001.06 chromosome D05, Gossypium_hirsutum_v2.1, whole genome shotgun sequence and contains:
- the LOC107902920 gene encoding protein GRIM REAPER, which gives rise to MASNTLNLIAILSLTISILLSLYPQPAISFQMEDFDGDEEYVLDHPVIIPNLRSRSRFLKTSPTKDKIRKGADCDPHPSLNICKGISANNGTSLLYCCKTHCRNVLSDRNNCGKCGNRCKFGQRCCGGVCTNVANNVNHCGKCGNQCSSGVQCDNGFCGYA